A single region of the Lotus japonicus ecotype B-129 chromosome 4, LjGifu_v1.2 genome encodes:
- the LOC130712016 gene encoding protein NONRESPONDING TO OXYLIPINS 2, mitochondrial-like: protein MATSKVLCRLSCRLQALAHSKVTKPSLSLRRVSLISRLPVELGSMESLMPLHSAVASSRLVSSLSIESLGWGLVPQGISMPL, encoded by the exons ATGGCAACTTCGAAGGTTTTGTGCAGATTATCATGCCGGTTACAGGCTCTTGCTCACAGCAAGGTAACCAAACCATCACTCTCTCTGCGACGCGTTTCTCTCATTTCCCG GTTACCGGTGGAGTTGGGTAGCATGGAGTCGCTGATGCCGTTGCATAGTGCGGTGGCTTCATCTCGATTAGTATCAAGCTTGTCCATTGAATCTCTTGGCTGGGGATTAGTTCCACAAG GTATTTCCATGCCTTTATGA
- the LOC130714376 gene encoding protein ALP1-like, with protein sequence MRAPTQEDLQRILQVSEMRGFPGMIGSIDCMHWEWKNCPKAWEGQFARGDKGTTTVILEAVASPDLWIWHAFFGCPGTLNDINVLDRSPVFDELEQGNAPRVNFIVNQRPYNMTYYLADGIYPSYPTFVKSIRLPQTEPDKCFAKHQEGCRKDIERAFGVLQARFKIIREPARFWDITDLGIIMRSCIILHNMIVEDERDTYAQRWTDFEQAEGSESSTPQPYSTEVLPAFADHVRARSEFRDPNVHHQLQADLVKHIWAKFGMYDD encoded by the coding sequence atgagagcaccaacccaagaggacctgcaaagaatactacaggttagtgaaatgcgggggttcccaggcatgatcgggagtattgactgcatgcactgggagtggaaaaattgtcctaaagcatgggaaggtcaatttgctagaggggataagggaaccaccacagttattcttgaagcagttgcatctcctgatctttggatctggcatgccttttttggatgtccgggaaccttgaacgatataaacgttctagaccggtcaccagtgtttgatgaattggaaCAGGGAAACGCTCCACGTGTGAATTTCATCGTGAaccaacgtccctataatatgacatactatctagctgatggtatctacccttcttatccaacttttgTCAAGtctattagacttcctcaaactgaacccgataagtgctttgcaaaacatcaggagggatgtcggaaggacatcgaacgtgcatttggagtgcttcaagctcgttttaaaatcatccgtgaaccagctcgcttcTGGGACATaactgatttgggtatcatcatgaggtcatgcatcatattacataatatgattgttgaggatgaacgagatacatATGCTCAAcgctggaccgattttgagcaagctgagggaagtgaatctagtacaccgcaaccatactcgaccgaggtgttacccgcttttgcggatcacgtgcgtgctagatccgagttccgTGATCCAAATGTCCATCACCAACtacaagcagatctagtgaagcacatctgggcaaagtttggaatgtatgatgattaa